In Etheostoma cragini isolate CJK2018 chromosome 9, CSU_Ecrag_1.0, whole genome shotgun sequence, the following are encoded in one genomic region:
- the sec22bb gene encoding vesicle-trafficking protein SEC22b-B isoform X1 has translation MVLLTMIARLADGLPLAASMQEDEQGSEKLGRDLQQYQSQAKQLFRKLNDQSPTRCTLEAGSMSFHYVIEKGVCYLVLCEASFAKKLAFAYLEDLQAEFHEQHGKKVPTVSRPYSFIEFDTYIQKTKKSYIDSRARRNLGSINTELQDVQRIMVANIEEVLQRGEALSALDSKASNLSSLSKKYRSDAKYLNTRSTYAKLAAGGVFFIMLIVYVRFWWL, from the exons ATGGTGCTGCTGACGATGATCGCTCGGCTGGCGGACGGACTGCCGTTAGCCGCTTCGATGCAGGAGGACGAGCAG GGAAGTGAAAAG TTGGGTCGGGACCTTCAGCAGTATCAGAGTCAAGCTAAGCAGCTCTTCAGGAAACTCAATGATCAGAGTCCCACACGCTGCACTTTAGAGGCCGGCTCCATGTCATTTCA CTATGTTATAGAGAAAGGAGTGTGCTACCTTGTGCTGTGTGAAGCCAGCTTTGCTAAGAAGCTGGCCTTTGCTTACCTTGAAGACCTGCAGGCGGAGTTTCATGAGCAGCATGGAAAGAAGGTCCCCACAGTGTCCCGGCCCTACTCCTTCATTGAATTTG ACACCTACATCCAAAAAACCAAGAAGTCGTACATTGACAGCCGAGCGAGAAGGAATCTGGGCAGCATCAACACGGAGCTCCAGGACGTGCAGAGGATCATGGTGGCGAACATAGAGGAGGtgctgcagagaggagaggctcTCTCGG CGCTGGACTCCAAGGCCAGCAACTTGTCCAGCCTGTCGAAGAAGTACAGGAGCGACGCCAAGTATCTGAATACCCGCTCCACCTATGCCAAGCTGGCAGCCGGTGGCGTCTTTTTCATCATGCTCATTGTCTATGTACGCTTCTGGTGGCTCTGA
- the sec22bb gene encoding vesicle-trafficking protein SEC22b-B isoform X2: MVLLTMIARLADGLPLAASMQEDEQLGRDLQQYQSQAKQLFRKLNDQSPTRCTLEAGSMSFHYVIEKGVCYLVLCEASFAKKLAFAYLEDLQAEFHEQHGKKVPTVSRPYSFIEFDTYIQKTKKSYIDSRARRNLGSINTELQDVQRIMVANIEEVLQRGEALSALDSKASNLSSLSKKYRSDAKYLNTRSTYAKLAAGGVFFIMLIVYVRFWWL; encoded by the exons ATGGTGCTGCTGACGATGATCGCTCGGCTGGCGGACGGACTGCCGTTAGCCGCTTCGATGCAGGAGGACGAGCAG TTGGGTCGGGACCTTCAGCAGTATCAGAGTCAAGCTAAGCAGCTCTTCAGGAAACTCAATGATCAGAGTCCCACACGCTGCACTTTAGAGGCCGGCTCCATGTCATTTCA CTATGTTATAGAGAAAGGAGTGTGCTACCTTGTGCTGTGTGAAGCCAGCTTTGCTAAGAAGCTGGCCTTTGCTTACCTTGAAGACCTGCAGGCGGAGTTTCATGAGCAGCATGGAAAGAAGGTCCCCACAGTGTCCCGGCCCTACTCCTTCATTGAATTTG ACACCTACATCCAAAAAACCAAGAAGTCGTACATTGACAGCCGAGCGAGAAGGAATCTGGGCAGCATCAACACGGAGCTCCAGGACGTGCAGAGGATCATGGTGGCGAACATAGAGGAGGtgctgcagagaggagaggctcTCTCGG CGCTGGACTCCAAGGCCAGCAACTTGTCCAGCCTGTCGAAGAAGTACAGGAGCGACGCCAAGTATCTGAATACCCGCTCCACCTATGCCAAGCTGGCAGCCGGTGGCGTCTTTTTCATCATGCTCATTGTCTATGTACGCTTCTGGTGGCTCTGA
- the npl gene encoding N-acetylneuraminate lyase isoform X1 encodes MAPSVDKKLTGLIAATFTPFTREGEINLPEIGPYIDYLTEKQGVRNIFVNGTTGESMSLSVTERKILAEEWCQKAKGKMDQVIVHVGCMSLKDAQELTRHAAQIRADAIAVIAPSFFKPSNADVLKSFLQEVASVAQTLPFYYYHLPAITGVNVPAKDVLDGIEKLIPSFRGVKFSGRDLMDFGRCVSNSPPHWSVLYGVDEQLLAALAMGGHGAVGSTYNYLGCHVNKLISAFENGDLVQARTIQFKTQELLSYAMKLGFDLGVNKQLMNELSGLCLGPPRLPVMPCPPDRAKSIALKYNSIFPEC; translated from the exons ATGGCCCCTTCTGTTGATAAAAAGCTGACCGGCCTAATTGCAGCCACTTTTACTCCATTTACCAGAGAAGG TGAAATCAATCTACCCGAGATTGGTCCTTATATTGACTACTTGACAGAGAAGCAAGGTGTTCGTAACATATTTG TGAATGGCACCACTGGAGAGAGCATGTCTCTCAGTGTTACAGAGAGGAAGATCCTGGCTGAGGAGTGGTGTCAGAAAGCCAAGGGCAA AATGGATCAGGTGATAGTGCACGTCGGCTGCATGAGTCTTAAAGATGCCCAAGAACTG ACTCGCCATGCAGCACAGATCAGGGCTGATGCCATAGCAGTCATTGCCCCTTCCTTCTTCAAGCCAAGCAATGCAG ACGTGTTGAAGTCATTCCTTCAAGAAGTGGCTTCAGTTGCCCAAACTCTGCCTTTCTATTATTACCATCTTCCAGCTATCACCGGTGTTAATG tgcCGGCAAAAGATGTGTTGGACGGTATTGAGAAACTCATTCCCTCCTTCAGAGGTGTGAAGTTCAGTGGGAGGGACCTGATGGACTTTGGCCGGTGTGTCAGCAACAGTCCGCCTCACTGGTCTGTCCTCTACGGCGTGGACGAG CAACTGCTTGCAGCTCTGGCCATGGGAGGCCACGGAGCAGTTGGCAG CACATATAACTATTTAGGATGTCATGTCAACAAGCTCATATCAGCATTTGAGAATGGCGACCTTGTCCAAGCCAGGACAATACAG TTCAAGACGCAAGAGCTTCTCAGTTATGCCATGAAACTTG GCTTTGATCTGGGAGTGAACAAGCAGCTGATGAATGAGTTGTCAGGCTTGTGTCTCGGCCCCCCCCGACTTCCTGTGATGCCGTGTCCTCCTGATCGTGCCAAGTCCATTGCATTGAAATACAACAGCATTTTTCCTGAATGCTGA
- the npl gene encoding N-acetylneuraminate lyase isoform X2 produces MSLSVTERKILAEEWCQKAKGKMDQVIVHVGCMSLKDAQELTRHAAQIRADAIAVIAPSFFKPSNADVLKSFLQEVASVAQTLPFYYYHLPAITGVNVPAKDVLDGIEKLIPSFRGVKFSGRDLMDFGRCVSNSPPHWSVLYGVDEQLLAALAMGGHGAVGSTYNYLGCHVNKLISAFENGDLVQARTIQFKTQELLSYAMKLGFDLGVNKQLMNELSGLCLGPPRLPVMPCPPDRAKSIALKYNSIFPEC; encoded by the exons ATGTCTCTCAGTGTTACAGAGAGGAAGATCCTGGCTGAGGAGTGGTGTCAGAAAGCCAAGGGCAA AATGGATCAGGTGATAGTGCACGTCGGCTGCATGAGTCTTAAAGATGCCCAAGAACTG ACTCGCCATGCAGCACAGATCAGGGCTGATGCCATAGCAGTCATTGCCCCTTCCTTCTTCAAGCCAAGCAATGCAG ACGTGTTGAAGTCATTCCTTCAAGAAGTGGCTTCAGTTGCCCAAACTCTGCCTTTCTATTATTACCATCTTCCAGCTATCACCGGTGTTAATG tgcCGGCAAAAGATGTGTTGGACGGTATTGAGAAACTCATTCCCTCCTTCAGAGGTGTGAAGTTCAGTGGGAGGGACCTGATGGACTTTGGCCGGTGTGTCAGCAACAGTCCGCCTCACTGGTCTGTCCTCTACGGCGTGGACGAG CAACTGCTTGCAGCTCTGGCCATGGGAGGCCACGGAGCAGTTGGCAG CACATATAACTATTTAGGATGTCATGTCAACAAGCTCATATCAGCATTTGAGAATGGCGACCTTGTCCAAGCCAGGACAATACAG TTCAAGACGCAAGAGCTTCTCAGTTATGCCATGAAACTTG GCTTTGATCTGGGAGTGAACAAGCAGCTGATGAATGAGTTGTCAGGCTTGTGTCTCGGCCCCCCCCGACTTCCTGTGATGCCGTGTCCTCCTGATCGTGCCAAGTCCATTGCATTGAAATACAACAGCATTTTTCCTGAATGCTGA